The genomic stretch tgagatcctcaaaacaccctgtctgccaccaacaatcattccatggtcaaagtcactgagatcacattttttctccattctagtggttgatgtgaacattaactgaagctcctggcctatatctacatgattgtatgcattgcactcctgcaacacaattggctgattagataattgcattaataagtaggtgtaataaagtaaaaatgttcctaataaagttctcagtgagtgtaagtaAGTAGTATGTGATTTGTATAGTTGTTTTGGCCTTAGACACAGTGTAGTGGAGAAGCAGAGGGCTGTCTTCGAATGAACTACATCACTGAGTTGcccctcccacctctctctgCATAACCATTTTCCTGGATCTCTTCTCACAATTTGCTGTGTACATGTTTTTGCTGTAGCAGCAGAATAGAGAAATCTTTCTTGGAGTACTAGGACTTCGACGAGAGGgtcatgggcggcctgtagcgttgtgggggcgacatggcttaggtagagcagtcgtctggtagtcagagggttgcaggttcgatcccctgcccgggctgtgtcgaagtgtccctgagcaagacacctaacccccatttgctcctgacgagctgctcggcgccttgcatggcagccaatcgccgtcggtgtgtgaatgggtgaatgagaagcatcaattgtacagcgctttggataaaggcgctgtataaattccaaccatttaccatttggttaaggtaaatgattgggacagacaaggttgggggttcgaatcccagtgtagccacaataagatccacacagccgttgggcccttgagcaaggcccttaaccctgcattgctccaggggaggattgtcttctgcttagtcaaGTGtacgttctggataagagcatctgccaaatgccattaatgtaatgtaatgtacatattGTGTTGATATAGTCACAAATTCACATAATGCTGTCAAAttgcattaaatgttttttttgatgAACAGCCAAGTTTTTCAACcctgtttaaaatgaatttatgtCATCCAAATTAATCTTATGCAAAGTCTCTTGAATAATGACagggaaatgtattatttgaaGATCTCATCTCTGTCTTGTCAAAGGCTAGAGTAGTAAAGGGGAATCTACGTGAAGTACATTACAATGAAAGACAAATTGGTTTGGTAAACTTGCAGGTATATTTATTCCATTGCAATTTTACACTGAGAGAAATCACATCTTAATTGTACAATACACACAATGCGTACAAATTTACAGTTGGGGTGCCACTGGTGAACAGGTGCACTTCACAACCTTAAGATGAAACTGTGACAAAGGAATTCATCTCTGGTTAAGTACTAGAGCTCACGTGAAGGTCACAAGACAACCCTTGCCTCTTTCTCATGGCACCATCTGATTGGCCTCTTCTGGTGTGACATCACGAGAAGATAACTCTGAAAAGAGGGCAGGCAGCCAGTATTGAGGCTCTCCAGCAGCCTGTGAGTCCAGCCAGGCCAAGCCTTCTTTCAGTAGGTGGTCCTGAGAGGGTCAAAGCAGGAATTTGGTATTGGCAGACTGCTGAACTACATTACGGTCCCATCCATTATGTCTCCCCGTCTAAGTCAAGTTATACATCCacccatctttctctctccttcaaaatatttcacaattgATTCTTCACAGTATTTAACCCTTAAGATTGTAAGGTCACAACTTCATAAAtactaatgctgatgtaacaatcactactggtaattgaaagcaatggagttctagaggTTTTTAATCAATTTATTGTTGATTTTATTCAACCTACTCTTCACAAGGTTAAAGGCCTCGTTACTCGTAGTATTTAATCGTAGCACTGGTTTCTTGGAAACCTGGGCAACAACTTTTCTTAGCCGACTGAATGTATGGTACGGAGTCTTTGTTACTGTTGCACTTCGCATAAGCCTGCTGTGGCAATGTGAAATGCATCTGAGTTGGTTAGGCATGGTTTATTTGGCAAAACACACGCAAAAATTATTTTTGGGGATTGAGTTTATGactttgtttccatggtgatcagCTGACTCAAAAACATCcgttattaaaaataaagaatatgaaTGAAATGCGTAAGACGATGAACATAGAACTTGTCAGTCCGATACTTATTTTCAAcacgtttttttcttctttttttacaaggatctttacctttatttttaatatgagAATAATTATATACTATTATACCATAGCTTTGTAACTTGATTACTTTTTGCTCGTTGAAAGCCATTAGCAGTATATTAGCCACCAGGGCCTTTAAGTAGCATTCTCCTTCAATGCCTACTGGACTAGCTGCATTAGTTTCACTTACCAGCACATGGCAAGCTCGCTCCCGCTCCCACTTCAGGCACTCCTTGATCTCGCTCACAGTCACATAGCCTTTCTTCTGTGGATGTCACAAAGGCATTCAGGTAGGCTACTACTATCGCGTTTCCCTGGTACCTTTCtcgatttcattttatttaaaaattcacTAGAATACTGGTCACTGAAATAGCTAACTGTTGTGAAAATGTTCATGCTAAGTATTCAGTCTGAGAACCACTGAcagaactgtactgtacaaatGCAAACAAACTATTAATGACTTTAGAATTAAGTAACTAGTAACCTCTATCAGCTCATACTAAATTGAAAGGACCCACTGCATCCATTTCTATTTTCTCCACTTACCTCGGCCAGCTGCAGAACAACGGTGTGGTCCATGTTCAGCTCCGCTGGGACTGACTGCACCAGATAGGAGCCTCCCACAGGAATCATCCCAAAGCCATTACCCATGGCCTTCAACTTCTTAATCGCTCGTACCAAGTCATCTCTGGGGTAGGTGTAAAAGAATTTCACAGACATACTGACTCATCCTTATATGAACCAGAGAATTCTGTCATTCAACCAACATCACATTATATTTATGGTTTTGCATTGTAATACAATTGTAATACAATTCCTTCACTAAAGTCTCATCCACGCTACAGCAAAGTCTAAGCCAGCTTGAGGCAAGGGAAACACCGAAAGTGTACACGGTGTGACTACACAGGAATTGAACGTGAACTTTACCAGATAGGCAAAGATAACGCTGTATTGCTGACTTTCTCAACGGAGGTTGAGAATACCtgcatatgaataaataaatattttatataaattgcTAAAATAATCATGactggctgaaaatgtacaaatcccAATGTTAACTTTGAACAGTTCTTTCCAACAGTGTCATCAGAGGTCAGTTGTATAACTTTTAGAAGCACTATGTCATGAAGCAGGGAATTACATATGTCATCATGCTCTGACAGCCTGCAAATTGTAATGGCAAACATAATTTTTGGGTGAAAAATTCCTTCAAAATCTCTTATCAGTCAATGTGCATACTGCTTGTGAAAACATTGGCTATAGCCATCTTCTGATATCCTTGATGAATTTACATAAAATTGTAGTGTACTCACTGGCTGACATCCTGAGCAAACTTCCCTCTGCCCTTTAGTACTCTGTGGTGGAGTTCATCCAGGGTAATAAGGCCTAATATCAAACAGAGAGGGGAAATAGGTTGTTACACACACCATGATCTGGTGTCAAGCTTCTTATGTCTTCTGTCCATACTCTCAAAAGATTTTGGCCAaccattataaataaataatctgttACTTAGCTGACACTTTGATCCAAAGTGACTCAAAAAAGTGACTCAtgaagattagtgagcccactccagaagcagccatgcaagcccaaaccatgacacttcctccaccgtgcttcacagatgagcttgtatattttgtatcataagcatctttctccacactttggcctttccatcgcTTTGGTAGAttcatcttggtctcatcagtccttaaaactttgttccagaacttatGTGGCACAtatctgtacttctttgcaaattgtaatctcgccttccgattcttactactgatgagtggtttgcatcttgtggtatagcctccaTATTTCataagtcttctttgaatggCTGCTTGAGATACCttctgccctgccctgtggagatttattaggcatttatttattttattttttagacttaagtcttctgctgtagcctatccacttagagatttgacgcattgtgtgttcagacaatATTGAAGAAACCTGTGGAATATTGTATGATTCTCAAGGTGTATTGAATGATAGTAATTTAGCCAGACAAGGaaacaaacattaaattaatgtctTGCCAGCGAATGGAATTTACCAGAAATATCTGGCAATGTAACCCAGGGATGAAATTAGCTTTGTTATTAGCCATTATTATGATCTTCATGTCCTAGAACTGTAGTTGCATAGTTAAATTGACATGAGTAGAATATAAATGAAGTCAGATCGCCAGCTCTATCCTTCCTCACTGCAGCTACCTCACACACATCCAAGACTGAATTTAGGAATAGTACATGTAGGCCAAGCATTTCATTTTCCCACTACTAATCTCATTaatctaggacttggaactgtactttcctctagggtcttcaacgctcttgtccctggttctgattgcactttattgtaagtcgctctcgataagagcgtctgccaaaggactctaatgtaatgtaattaacttTTTACCAATACAACAAACTAAACTAGAATGTTTAATGCGTTATGGAATTAGtgcttttctgttattttctttattttgattttggtcCAGAGGAAGTCATTTTGATATACCATGAAATCCCATTCACTGTTGTCTCTTGTGTGATTGCATTTGTATGCAGTCTAGGCCCCAGTCTAGTCCTGCAAAGACCATCTCCCatttctccctgcctccctccacTTCGAGTTTTAAGTTTCTTTATTCTATGTTTCACTCCCTGTGCAATCCTGCCTGTAAATCACTCCCTGTGCTGTCCTGCCTGTAAATCACTCCCTGTGCTGTGCTGCCTGTAAATCAATCACTGTGCTGTCCTGCCTGTAAATCACTCCCTCTGCTGTCCTGCCTGTAATCAATCACTGTGCTCTCCTGCCTATAAAACACTCCCTCTGCTGATCTGCCTGTAAATCACTCCCTGTGCTGTCCTGCCTGTAATTACTCCCTGTGCTGTCCTGCCTGTAATCACTCCCTCTGCTGTCCTGCCTGTAAATCACTCCCTGTGCTGTCCTGCCTGTAAATCACTCCCTGTGCTGTCCTGCCTGTAAATCACTCCCTGTGCTGTCCTGTCTGTAATCAATCACTGTGCTGTCCTGCCTGTAATCAATCACTGTGCTGTCCTTCCTGTAATCAATCACTGTGCTGTCCTGCCTGTAATCAATCACTGTGCTGTCCTGTCTGTAATCAATCACTGTGCTGTCCTGCCTGTAATCACTCCCTCTGCTGTCCTGCCTGTAATCACTCCCTGTGCCGTGCAAATTGTCATTCAGTGGAGCACTGTATTTCAGTTGTACTTCAAGTACTTGATACATTTTTCTATAGATCTATGTATTATtctgaaaagaagaagaatgttAATGTTGTGATGGTGAAGAACTTGAAGAGGTTGTGAAGTTATTTAACCATCGAACCGTCACCCCCCCTCGCACCGCACAGTCAGCTAGCACTGGTCAGGGTGACATTGCATGGctcttttttgcagaaaatggacACTCACGAAAAGTTACTTGGGATTTATAACCCCTTTAAcaataatgttaataatttaATCACTTTGGATTTATGTTGATATCACATGACAGTTATATAGCCGACACAAATTATCCAAAGCaaattacagtttattagacccCTAGAGGTTACATGCTGCCTATTTATTATGACAGTTGTATTAATCATCAAACTCTGACTTTTCCTCTATGCTGCCACAGGGCTGAAAGTaacatcccccatccccctgaGAACTTACCCCCATTTCTGTGTTTCAAGGCCAGACACACTTCAATGATCTGCACACCCAGCTCATAGTAGAAATCTCCAACACCTAGCATCTCTGACCAGAAACCCTTTCCAGCTGTGAAAAATGCAGAAACAGATATACCGATATATCAATTTAACTTCAACATTTTTAATCACCTTAGATAACCTGTAAGCCAGAGCAGATAGTTGTCTAAACTACTGACCTAAATTGCTCTCACCAAAGAgagaattatataattattgaaggtaacatgaataaaaaataacctcTAATTTTCCATTCAGCTTGCCGCAATGTCCAATAGCACACGTCCAATAgcacacaatacaaaaataaattgatatCTAGGAAAGTGAGTGAAACCGTTCAGCCCATATTACCTTGTCCCAAGCAGATTTGTTACATTTTGAGGCATTACAACATAACCATTGGGGATGGGCATGGTTAATGaattaaccggttaaccgaaaTTACCAATATCTTAACcgtttttttcaatatttcaaatgtttaatgtttcatatttttagta from Conger conger chromosome 2, fConCon1.1, whole genome shotgun sequence encodes the following:
- the snf8 gene encoding vacuolar-sorting protein SNF8, encoding MHRRGVGAGAIAKKKLAEAKYKERGTVLAEDQIVQMSKQLETFKTHLEEFASKHKQEIRKNAQFRVQFQEMCATIGVDPLASGKGFWSEMLGVGDFYYELGVQIIEVCLALKHRNGGLITLDELHHRVLKGRGKFAQDVSQDDLVRAIKKLKAMGNGFGMIPVGGSYLVQSVPAELNMDHTVVLQLAEKKGYVTVSEIKECLKWERERACHVLDHLLKEGLAWLDSQAAGEPQYWLPALFSELSSRDVTPEEANQMVP